The region ATGTTTTGGAACTGAAATGAAAAAAACAACAACAGAAACTCGTGCTTACCGCACTGAAATGAATGACAGAATTTTAAATTCCGGTTTTCGAGATTTTAATAAATTCTTTGCACTTGATAACAAAGCTTACATCAATGGTGCATTAAATGCAAAAACAAAAGAACTAATGGGACTTGTTGCCTCAATGGTGCTGCGCTGCAACGATTGCATTTTTTATCATATAGATCGTTCAATTCAGGAAGGTGCAACCAAAG is a window of Ignavibacterium sp. DNA encoding:
- a CDS encoding carboxymuconolactone decarboxylase family protein, coding for MKKTTTETRAYRTEMNDRILNSGFRDFNKFFALDNKAYINGALNAKTKELMGLVASMVLRCNDCIFYHIDRSIQEGATKEELMETFNIALIVGGSIVIPHLRFAFEVMDNLFNEKESSEK